In one Dreissena polymorpha isolate Duluth1 chromosome 7, UMN_Dpol_1.0, whole genome shotgun sequence genomic region, the following are encoded:
- the LOC127837350 gene encoding uncharacterized protein LOC127837350 isoform X2, producing MASSLDSVYKSSDSVKDYSCIGCISKNIEKSADFFCETCWKCFCEKCLYHHDKVFVNHLTYGRRETSKWPLEKAIEDLLLKCDIHNNEKLKVFCQDHSQLCCCDCLLLNHRQCTNLALISESVKKLSVDMQQLSNKIQSIIADLNKFKRVQEASIQSIEGSYDEKLQEIRTQRKKLNAALDELENKTLKELDEIRTTLQTSLKKDVDNCGRLKAELQQLSEAVQGLCDKSIKDIEFIARRKCLDKIQESESFLKKNPVKVQSSIIFKANIDIEQYLSRQSSLGTIVDSMQSLKLKMNRDQVLTVKRKCEYNVKISGDTSGYCNITGICSLPSGHIIITDYNNKKVKLLDKHYNVSSHCDLPSSPVDMCQITASEMAVTLGSDGVQFMSVSNGQLVNGRKLQLPLAAFGIAHHQGALYITSGTGLYHFTLDGTLVKKLYEVFRCALNPAGDMIYVTIYNQNKLFTLATDGSLIYTFTNPELQFPWGVHVTPDRHVLCCAYRSNTVLQVDHEGKKKLATLASQRDGLFHPVSVCYNRQTHQIIVGLQHNNKIIVIELQ from the exons ATGGCAAGTTCTTTAGATTCAGTTTATAAAAGTTCAGATTCAGTGAAAGACTATTCTTGTATTGGATGCATAagtaaaaatatagaaaaaagtgctgattttttttgtgaaacatgTTGGAAGTGTTTTTGCGAAAAATGCCTTTATCATCACGATAAAGTATTTGTAAACCATTTGACATATGGTAGAAGAGAAACAAGTAAATGGCCTCTTGAAAAGGCAATTGAGGATTTGCTACTGAAATGCGATATTCACAACAATGAGAAGCTAAAAGTGTTCTGCCAGGATCACAGTCAGCTGTGTTGCTGTGACTGCCTTTTACTGAATCACAG ACAGTGTACAAATTTGGCTCTAATTTCGGAATCAGTCAAAAAATTGTCTGTGGATATGCAgcagttgtcaaacaaaattcAATCAATTATAGCTGATCTAAATAAGTTTAAGAGAGTACaagaggccagcattcagtcCATTGAAGGATCATATGATGAAAAATTGCAAGAAATTAGAACCCAGCGTAAGAAATTAAATGCAGCTCTTGATGAACTAGAAAATAAAACTTTGAAAGAACTAGATGAAATTAGGACCACATTGCAAACCTCTCTTAAGAAAGACGTTGACAACTGTGGCAGACTGAAAGCTGAACTGCAACAACTCAGTGAAGCTGTACAGGGCCTTTGTGATAAGAGCATTAAAGACATAGAGTTCATAGCCAGAAGGAAATGTCTGGATAAGATACAGGAGTCTGAGAGTTTCCTGAAGAAGAACCCAGTGAAGGTTCAGAGTTCAATAATATTCAAGGCAAACATTGACATTGAGCAGTACCTGTCTCGACAGTCTAGTCTAGGGACAATTGTAGACAGTATGCAGTCTCTGAAACTTAAAATGAATCGAGACCAGGTGTTGACTGTGAAGAGAAAGTGCGAGTATAATGTGAAAATATCAGGTGACACCAGTGGGTATTGCAATATAACAGGCATTTGCAGCCTTCCTAGTGGTCATATCATTATTACTGATTACAATAATAAGAAAGTGAAACTGTTGGACAAGCATTACAATGTGTCCAGTCACTGTGATTTGCCTAGTTCTCCAGTGGACATGTGTCAAATCACAGCAAGTGAGATGGCTGTGACTCTTGGTTCTGATGGTGTGCAGTTCATGTCTGTGAGCAATGGGCAGCTGGTGAATGGGAGGAAGTTACAGTTACCATTAGCAGCTTTCGGCATTGCCCACCACCAGGGAGCATTGTATATCACCTCTGGAACTGGTCTCTACCACTTCACACTGGATGGGACACTTGTGAAAAAGCTTTATGAGG TGTTCAGATGTGCTTTGAATCCTGCTGGTGACATGATCTATGTCACTATTTACAACCAGAACAAGCTTTTCACACTGGCCACAGACGGCAGCCTTATATATACCTTCACCAATCCTGAATTACAATTTCCATGGGGTGTCCATGTCACTCCTGATAGACACGTCCTTTGCTGTGCATACAGGTCCAATACTGTATTACAGGTGGATCATGAGGGTAAAAAGAAACTGGCAACTCTGGCTTCACAGAGAGATGGACTTTTCCATCCAGTGTCTGTCTGCTACAATAGGCAAACTCACCAAATCATTGTGGGACTACAACATAACAATAAAATCATAGTTATTGAATTGCAATAG
- the LOC127837350 gene encoding uncharacterized protein LOC127837350 isoform X1, which translates to MASSLDSVYKSSDSVKDYSCIGCISKNIEKSADFFCETCWKCFCEKCLYHHDKVFVNHLTYGRRETSKWPLEKAIEDLLLKCDIHNNEKLKVFCQDHSQLCCCDCLLLNHRQCTNLALISESVKKLSVDMQQLSNKIQSIIADLNKFKRVQEASIQSIEGSYDEKLQEIRTQRKKLNAALDELENKTLKELDEIRTTLQTSLKKDVDNCGRLKAELQQLSEAVQGLCDKSIKDIEFIARRKCLDKIQESESFLKKNPVKVQSSIIFKANIDIEQYLSRQSSLGTIVDSMQSLKLKMNRDQVLTVKRKCEYNVKISGDTSGYCNITGICSLPSGHIIITDYNNKKVKLLDKHYNVSSHCDLPSSPVDMCQITASEMAVTLGSDGVQFMSVSNGQLVNGRKLQLPLAAFGIAHHQGALYITSGTGLYHFTLDGTLVKKLYEGKVFRCALNPAGDMIYVTIYNQNKLFTLATDGSLIYTFTNPELQFPWGVHVTPDRHVLCCAYRSNTVLQVDHEGKKKLATLASQRDGLFHPVSVCYNRQTHQIIVGLQHNNKIIVIELQ; encoded by the exons ATGGCAAGTTCTTTAGATTCAGTTTATAAAAGTTCAGATTCAGTGAAAGACTATTCTTGTATTGGATGCATAagtaaaaatatagaaaaaagtgctgattttttttgtgaaacatgTTGGAAGTGTTTTTGCGAAAAATGCCTTTATCATCACGATAAAGTATTTGTAAACCATTTGACATATGGTAGAAGAGAAACAAGTAAATGGCCTCTTGAAAAGGCAATTGAGGATTTGCTACTGAAATGCGATATTCACAACAATGAGAAGCTAAAAGTGTTCTGCCAGGATCACAGTCAGCTGTGTTGCTGTGACTGCCTTTTACTGAATCACAG ACAGTGTACAAATTTGGCTCTAATTTCGGAATCAGTCAAAAAATTGTCTGTGGATATGCAgcagttgtcaaacaaaattcAATCAATTATAGCTGATCTAAATAAGTTTAAGAGAGTACaagaggccagcattcagtcCATTGAAGGATCATATGATGAAAAATTGCAAGAAATTAGAACCCAGCGTAAGAAATTAAATGCAGCTCTTGATGAACTAGAAAATAAAACTTTGAAAGAACTAGATGAAATTAGGACCACATTGCAAACCTCTCTTAAGAAAGACGTTGACAACTGTGGCAGACTGAAAGCTGAACTGCAACAACTCAGTGAAGCTGTACAGGGCCTTTGTGATAAGAGCATTAAAGACATAGAGTTCATAGCCAGAAGGAAATGTCTGGATAAGATACAGGAGTCTGAGAGTTTCCTGAAGAAGAACCCAGTGAAGGTTCAGAGTTCAATAATATTCAAGGCAAACATTGACATTGAGCAGTACCTGTCTCGACAGTCTAGTCTAGGGACAATTGTAGACAGTATGCAGTCTCTGAAACTTAAAATGAATCGAGACCAGGTGTTGACTGTGAAGAGAAAGTGCGAGTATAATGTGAAAATATCAGGTGACACCAGTGGGTATTGCAATATAACAGGCATTTGCAGCCTTCCTAGTGGTCATATCATTATTACTGATTACAATAATAAGAAAGTGAAACTGTTGGACAAGCATTACAATGTGTCCAGTCACTGTGATTTGCCTAGTTCTCCAGTGGACATGTGTCAAATCACAGCAAGTGAGATGGCTGTGACTCTTGGTTCTGATGGTGTGCAGTTCATGTCTGTGAGCAATGGGCAGCTGGTGAATGGGAGGAAGTTACAGTTACCATTAGCAGCTTTCGGCATTGCCCACCACCAGGGAGCATTGTATATCACCTCTGGAACTGGTCTCTACCACTTCACACTGGATGGGACACTTGTGAAAAAGCTTTATGAGGGTAAAG TGTTCAGATGTGCTTTGAATCCTGCTGGTGACATGATCTATGTCACTATTTACAACCAGAACAAGCTTTTCACACTGGCCACAGACGGCAGCCTTATATATACCTTCACCAATCCTGAATTACAATTTCCATGGGGTGTCCATGTCACTCCTGATAGACACGTCCTTTGCTGTGCATACAGGTCCAATACTGTATTACAGGTGGATCATGAGGGTAAAAAGAAACTGGCAACTCTGGCTTCACAGAGAGATGGACTTTTCCATCCAGTGTCTGTCTGCTACAATAGGCAAACTCACCAAATCATTGTGGGACTACAACATAACAATAAAATCATAGTTATTGAATTGCAATAG